The genomic DNA TTATCATCCTCTCCGTCAATCTCACACCGAGGGCCTCCGGTATGGTCACTACAAGATACTTCACCGCCTCCCTGTTCCGTATGAAGGCTACGATGCGCTCTGCCAGAGCCTCCCAGCTTGCGATGATCTCCAGTAACGTCCTCTTTGCATCACTGAGCTTCAGCGTGTTCTTCAGTTTTTCAAAATGGCTGTAGATGTTCATATAAAACTTCGTTGCTGCCTCCATGTGGGCGAGAAAAAGCTCGGGCAGCTTTAAAAGTCTCAGCGTATGTCCTGCAGGAGCCGTGTCCCATACAACAACATCGTAGGTATTACCCTCGACGAGCTCCATGATGAAATTCAGCATGTATTCCTCTTCTATGCCCGGCGCTGTTCCGATGTAATCGACGAAATCGTAATCGACACTGGCAAAGGAGGAGACCACCTCGTAGATCTCCGGGCCAAACCTGTCCTTCCACCGTTTAAGAACGATCTCGGAGGAGACCTCAAGACCGTACAGTTCATATTGATCATGTACCCTCCTTTCCTGATCTCCAACAGCGGTATCAAAGATGTCTGACAATGAAGGTGTCGGATCGCTGGAAATGATAAGGACCTTCTTCCCTTCCATGGCAATGTTCAGGGCAATAGCGGATGCGCAGGTTGTTTTGCCTACACCGCCCTTGCCCCCTACCATAATAAGCTTCGCGGGAGCGTCAGCTACATGAACAAGTCCCATATCGATATTCCCTGATATTATGATACCACTTCAGGCGGGGAAAATCACTGGGTAGATCGTCTGACAGCCGCCGGATATTTTTGTATTCCCAATCAGGTCTTTATCTGCTATATATTTCGCACAGATTCTCTATCAGGAGTATACCATGCATGAGTGGGCGCTTGCGGAATCGGTCATCACCACCGTTGTTGACGAAATCAGGTTGAATAACATACGCAAGGTCACAAAGGTGGATGTGATGGTCGGTGAGTTGCAACAGATTGACCTCGAAATATTCCGGTTCGCCCTCGAAAACGTTATGAAGACCTACGAGCTTTCTCTGGAAAGCAAAGCCATCAGGATTGCAATTGAAAAAAATATCCTCCGCTGCGAGGTCTGCGGTAAAATCTGGAGCTTTGGTGACGCAGGCTGCAGGCTGGGAGAAGATGAAGCAGAGGCCATACACTTCATCCCCGAGATCGCCCATGTGTATATCCGGTGTCCTGAATGTTCGAGTCCTGACTTCGAGATCGTAAAAGGGCGGGGGGTCTGGATAAAGACCATAGAGGGCGAGCGCTGATGGACCCGAGGCTGCATATTATAGATAAACGGCTTCAGGATATAAAGAGGATCATCGCCGTATCCGGTGGTAAAGGGGGGACCGGCAAGAGCTCTGTTGCATCAGTCCTGGCCCTTACGCTCGCAAAAAATGGGTACAGGACAGGCCTTTTAGACCTTGATTTCGGGGGACCATCCGCTCACATCATACTCGGCGTTGAAGGTCTCTTCCCGGAAGAGGACAAGGGGCTCATACCGCCGGATGTGAGCGGTATCCGGTTCATGTCGATCATCTATTTTACCGGTAACAACCCGGCACCACTGCGGGGCAAAGAGATCTCCAACGCCATCATTGAACTCCTTGCAGTAACCCTCTGGGGTGAACTGGATTTTCTCATCATCGATATGCCGCCCGGCATGGCAGACACAACTCTCGATGTGATACGGCTTATCAGGCGAATGGAATTTATCCTCGTAACTACCCCGTCAAGGCTTGCCATAGAGGTAGCAAAAAGAGAACTTGCTGTTTTACAGGAACTTCATCTTCCGGTCCTGGGCCTTATTGAAAACATGCTGACGACACGGCAATATACGGGTGTGGCCGACAAGGCCGCCGGCAGGCAGGTCACGTCGCTCGGGTCAATCGATTTCGACAGCACCCTTGAACATGCCATTGGCAACGTTGACAAACTGTTACAGACGAAGTTTGCGAAGCAGCTATCTTCATATCACCCCCTGAAGTAACAACCTCTGCGACGAAAAATAACGGATATTGCCGGGCATAATTACGACAAGATTGTTCTTGCAAACAAAACCTGTTTTCGTGTATTCTTTCATGTATAGAAAACACCGATTAGTGCTCACAAGTGTTATAATTTTCCCGGATGGAGGAAATAGATGAAAACAGTTAAGGACATGTTGAAATCGAAAAAGAGCGAGCTCTGGTTTGTGGCGCCCACGGCAACCGTATTCGATGCCCTCAAAATTATGGGCGAAAAAGAGATCGGCGCCTTAATGGTCATGGATGCAGGGAAAGTGGTTGGCATTATCTCTGAGCGCGATTATGCAAGGAAGGTCATTCTGAAAGGGAAGGCATCAAAAGATACGCTCGTAAAAGAGATCATGACATCCAACATGTTCAGCGTCAAACCGGAAAATACCGTCGAGGAATGCATGGTGCTCATCACCGGCAAACACATTCGGCACCTGCCTGTGTTCGATAAAGATAAGTTTGTCGGGATCGTCTCTGTCGGTGATGTCGTGAAGTCGCTTATTTCCGAGCAGGAGAAGCTCATCGAGCAGTTAAGCGATTATATCTCCGGCAAATACATATAAACCCGGTCATGGCAAATAAAAACCCCGGCTTTGTTCAAGCCGGGGTTTTTTGTATCAACGTATCGCCGTTACGTAGGTGACATGGAAGAAAGCTCTTTCTTGAAAGACCAGTAATATACTGCCCCGATGAAGATAAATCCCCCGATGATATTGCCGATCGTAACCGGGATGAGGTTCCAACCGATGAACTGACCCCAGGTGACGTTTGCACCCAGTATGATACCCGTAGGGATAAAATACATGTTGGCAACGCTGTGCTCAAATCCGGAGGAAACGAATGCCATAATGGGGAACCAGATGCCGAAGAATTTGCCGATCATGTTTTTCGATGAAATGGCAAGTAAAATGGCTAAGTTCACCAGGAGGTTACACCCTATTGCCTTCATGAATGCGGACCATAATCCGGCAGAGCCATTCGCCATATATGGGAGTACCTTCGCTTCAGCGATGGCTATCGCATTCTGTCCGAAAGCGGTAAGTTCCGGGCCGCCTCCCTTACTGAATGGCCCGACTGACATCAGGTATGCCCAGAAAATAGATCCGATAAAGTTTCCGATGTAGACCCAGCACCATGCATTAAGCACTCTTCCCCAGGTGGTCTTTTTCTGGAAAACGGCCATGGGGATAAGCATCGTATCGCCGGTAAAAAGTGACATGCCGGTGAGAACTATCGCGATCAAGCCTACAGGGAAAACTGTGCCTGCGATAAGTGACTTGATGCCCGGCACCGTTGTCCCCGTCGAGCAGACCGTAGCAAGCGCCCCTCCGACGGCGATAAAAAGCCCTGCCATGAATGCCCTGACAAGGTAGTTGCCTGGTGTCAGGTTTGCCTTGTACTTACCTGCGTCTCCTGCCAATTGAACAACTTCTACTGGTTTATGGGACATTGTTCCTCCTTGTAATTATTAAAATATAGTTATCTATGCCTACCTGTAAAACCTCTTTATGGTCCTGTCACATTCAGGGCACGTGTAGCCGGGATCGCAGTGCCGCACAAACTCGTCCCTGAAATATTTCAGAATCGTGGTTATCGGTAATACAGGTGATTGCCCAAGGGCACACAGTGAAGCCTTTTTCATCAATTGAGCCTTGTCTATCATCGCATCTATATCTTTTGGGACCGCTTCCCTCATGGCAAATTTCTTTGCAAGGTAATGGAGGTGCGATGTCCCAACCCTGCAGGGAACACATTGACCGCATGACTCGTGTTCAAAGAAACTGAGGATATTGAGGAGAAAATCAACGGCACAGGTATCCTCATCACAGACAAGGACAACACCGGAACCGAGTGTGACACCGGCCTGCATTGTATGGTCTATATCGAGGGGAAGGTCGAGGAGGTCGCTTCCCAGAATCCCGCCTGCAGTGCCTCCAACCTGTGCAAACTTAAAGGACTTGCCTTTCCTGATCCCTTTCCCATAGACATCGATGATCTCGCGGAGAGTTGTTCCCATGGGGAGTTCAACGAGCCCGACCCTTTTCATCTTGCCTGACAGACAGTAGAGCTTCGTTCCCGGACATTTCTCCGTTCCAACAGACCTATACCAGTCAGCGCCGTGCTCGATTATCATCGGTATTGACGCATATGTCTCAACGTTGTTGACGTTTGACGGCAAATTCATGAAGCCGGAACCTGCCGGGAACGGCGGCCTGAACCTCGGATAGCCCCTTCTTCCTTCCATTGAGTTGATCAGCGATGATTCTTCGCCGCACACGTAAGCGCCGCCGCCTTCCTTGATGAAGACATCGAAATTAAGGGTAGGGCCTGCGATGTGTTTTCCCAGCATGCGTCTTTCCCGGGCCTGATCTATCGCCTTTTGAAGCCGTTCAATTGCACGCCTGAACTCCCCCCTCACATAGATGTAACCAACGGTTGCGCCTGTCGCATACGCGCATATGAGCATCCCCTCAAGGATCATGCAAGGGTTCTCTTCCATGAGTATCCTGTCTTTATAGGTGCCCGGCTCTCCTTCATCGGCATTACAAATAATATATTTTTGTATACCGCCCTTTGGCATGAAGGACAATTTAAGACCTGTGGGAAAACCTGCACCCCCTCTTCCTCTCAGACCGGAATCTTTTATGATATTGATAACCTCTTCGGATGTGTATTCCCTGATCGCCTTCTTGATCGCCCTGGAACCGCCGTTTTCAACGTAGCTATTATTATTCAGGGGATCTATCTTCCCGACCTTTTCGAGAAGTCTTTTCGTCTGACGGTTGTCATTGATAATGCATGC from Syntrophorhabdaceae bacterium includes the following:
- the hypA gene encoding hydrogenase nickel incorporation protein HypA, with product MHEWALAESVITTVVDEIRLNNIRKVTKVDVMVGELQQIDLEIFRFALENVMKTYELSLESKAIRIAIEKNILRCEVCGKIWSFGDAGCRLGEDEAEAIHFIPEIAHVYIRCPECSSPDFEIVKGRGVWIKTIEGER
- a CDS encoding TRC40/GET3/ArsA family transport-energizing ATPase, with the protein product MGLVHVADAPAKLIMVGGKGGVGKTTCASAIALNIAMEGKKVLIISSDPTPSLSDIFDTAVGDQERRVHDQYELYGLEVSSEIVLKRWKDRFGPEIYEVVSSFASVDYDFVDYIGTAPGIEEEYMLNFIMELVEGNTYDVVVWDTAPAGHTLRLLKLPELFLAHMEAATKFYMNIYSHFEKLKNTLKLSDAKRTLLEIIASWEALAERIVAFIRNREAVKYLVVTIPEALGVRLTERMI
- a CDS encoding CBS domain-containing protein; the protein is MKTVKDMLKSKKSELWFVAPTATVFDALKIMGEKEIGALMVMDAGKVVGIISERDYARKVILKGKASKDTLVKEIMTSNMFSVKPENTVEECMVLITGKHIRHLPVFDKDKFVGIVSVGDVVKSLISEQEKLIEQLSDYISGKYI
- a CDS encoding NAD(P)H-dependent oxidoreductase subunit E, producing the protein IDTLTEVAELTNIPRSAIGGFVGFYTMFKTNPRAPFIVRVCKSGPCHVMGARTIFDHIEKYLGIKPGEATSDGLFYLEKCECLGVCSVAPAMMINYDIHGNLTQKKIKEIFDGYRSKKPIFGEECGPEVEGKACIINDNRQTKRLLEKVGKIDPLNNNSYVENGGSRAIKKAIREYTSEEVINIIKDSGLRGRGGAGFPTGLKLSFMPKGGIQKYIICNADEGEPGTYKDRILMEENPCMILEGMLICAYATGATVGYIYVRGEFRRAIERLQKAIDQARERRMLGKHIAGPTLNFDVFIKEGGGAYVCGEESSLINSMEGRRGYPRFRPPFPAGSGFMNLPSNVNNVETYASIPMIIEHGADWYRSVGTEKCPGTKLYCLSGKMKRVGLVELPMGTTLREIIDVYGKGIRKGKSFKFAQVGGTAGGILGSDLLDLPLDIDHTMQAGVTLGSGVVLVCDEDTCAVDFLLNILSFFEHESCGQCVPCRVGTSHLHYLAKKFAMREAVPKDIDAMIDKAQLMKKASLCALGQSPVLPITTILKYFRDEFVRHCDPGYTCPECDRTIKRFYR
- a CDS encoding P-loop NTPase codes for the protein MDPRLHIIDKRLQDIKRIIAVSGGKGGTGKSSVASVLALTLAKNGYRTGLLDLDFGGPSAHIILGVEGLFPEEDKGLIPPDVSGIRFMSIIYFTGNNPAPLRGKEISNAIIELLAVTLWGELDFLIIDMPPGMADTTLDVIRLIRRMEFILVTTPSRLAIEVAKRELAVLQELHLPVLGLIENMLTTRQYTGVADKAAGRQVTSLGSIDFDSTLEHAIGNVDKLLQTKFAKQLSSYHPLK
- a CDS encoding formate/nitrite transporter family protein gives rise to the protein MSHKPVEVVQLAGDAGKYKANLTPGNYLVRAFMAGLFIAVGGALATVCSTGTTVPGIKSLIAGTVFPVGLIAIVLTGMSLFTGDTMLIPMAVFQKKTTWGRVLNAWCWVYIGNFIGSIFWAYLMSVGPFSKGGGPELTAFGQNAIAIAEAKVLPYMANGSAGLWSAFMKAIGCNLLVNLAILLAISSKNMIGKFFGIWFPIMAFVSSGFEHSVANMYFIPTGIILGANVTWGQFIGWNLIPVTIGNIIGGFIFIGAVYYWSFKKELSSMSPT